A part of Molothrus aeneus isolate 106 chromosome 10, BPBGC_Maene_1.0, whole genome shotgun sequence genomic DNA contains:
- the ATG4B gene encoding cysteine protease ATG4B, protein MDAATLTYDTLRFEYEDFPETKEPVWILGRKYSVFTEKEEILLDVTSRLWFTYRKNFPAIGGTGPTSDTGWGCMLRCGQMIFAQALVCRHLGRDWRWIKGKRQMDNYFNVLNAFIDKKDSYYSIHQIAQMGVGEGKSIGQWYGPNTVAQVLKKLATFDTWSSLAVHIAMDNTVVMEEIRRLCQSNVPCAGAAACPALDSDVLYNGCPEDLGLRGRLPLWKPLVLLIPLRLGLTEINEAYIETLKHCFMMPQSLGVIGGKPNSAHYFIGYVGEELIYLDPHTTQPAVEPGDSGCLPDESFHCQHPPCRMSIAELDPSIAVGFFCNTEADFNDWCQQIKKLSLVRGALPMFELVERQPSHFSNPDVLNLTPDSSDADRLERFFDSEDEDFEILSL, encoded by the exons ATGGACGCAG ctACGCTTACCTACGACACCCTCAGGTTTGAGTATGAAGACTTCCCTGAGACCAAAGAACCTGTTTGGATCCTTGGCAGGAAATACAGTGTTTTTACAG agaaggaagagaTCCTGCTGGATGTGACCTCTAGGCTTTGGTTCACCTACAGAAAGAACTTCCCTGCTATTG GAGGAACGGGTCCCACCTCTGACACGGGCTGGGGCTGCATGCTGCGCTGTGGCCAGATGATCTTTGCTCAGGCCTTGGTCTGCAGGCATTTGGGAAGAG ACTGGAGGTGGATAAAAGGGAAGAGGCAGATGGATAATTACTTCAACGTTCTTAATGCCTTCATTGACAAAAAAGACAGCTACTACTCCATTCACCAGATAg cccagatgGGAGTCGGGGAGGGAAAATCCATAGGCCAGTGGTACGGCCCGAACACGGTGGCACAGGTGCTCAA AAAACTTGCAACTTTTGATACCTGGAGTTCCCTGGCAGTACACATAGCCATGGACAACACAGTGGTGATGGAAGAAATCC GGAGGCTGTGCCAGTCCAATGTGCcatgtgctggagctgcagcatgcCCTGCCCTGGACTCAGATGTGCTCTACAATGGGTGCCCAGAGGACCTGGGGCTCAGAGGGAGGCTCCCCCTGTGGAAACCACTGGTGCTGCTGATACCTCTCCGCCTCGGGCTCACAGAGATCAATGAAGCCTACATTGAAACACTAAAG CACTGCTTCATGATGCCCCAGTCCCTGGGAGTGATCGGAGGGAAGCCAAACAGTGCTCACTACTTCATTGGCTATGTAG GTGAGGAGCTCATTTACCTGGACCCCCACACCACGCAGCCGGCGGTGGAGCCCGGTGACAGCGGCTGCCTCCCCGACGAGAGCTTCCACTGCCAGCACCCCCCGTGCAGGATGAGCATCGCCGAGCTCGACCCCTCCATCGCTGTG ggctTTTTCTGCAACACAGAGGCAGACTTTAATGACTGGTGCCAACAAATCAAAAAG ctgtCCCTGGTCAGAGGAGCGCTGCCCATGTTCGAGCTGGTGGAGCGCCAGCCCTCCCACTTCTCCAACCCCGATGTCCTGAATCTCACACCAG ACTCCTCTGATGCCGACAGATTGGAAAGGTTCTTTGACTCAGAAGATGAAGACTTTGAAATCCTGTCCCTTTGA